A portion of the Platichthys flesus chromosome 7, fPlaFle2.1, whole genome shotgun sequence genome contains these proteins:
- the myt1a gene encoding myelin transcription factor 1 isoform X2 gives MSQDNTETRTRTRSKGIRVLSELAGQEMKQELSSSCPTPGCDGKGHVSGRYSRHRSVLGCPIVKKRKLEEAEAEAEENQSAPKRRNQPANQAVDDGFTADSEEEEEQKENEEEEEEDLKEKKKDKTKKGLESADCSLVTSQESETSETAVYLVAEDSNNQSITSETGYEARSDKASEEVKQVTLYDDDHHQEETETKKEESQLVTKDHSSERPQEEAGITDFKNTKEEDEEEEEKEKEKEEQQDTQENTVEVRQAETQMINQKNSDHQYSSGDYNHQAKESIEVQSKREDQEEEEEEEEEEEEEEEEEEEEEEEEEEEEAEEAEEDEGEAKEIHQEVDTPYTLSPHTQSLGSNAEVSLRRKKAITPLTEEEEEREEEEDGRQGKEALEVVEDEEEDQDSSRASLTTVVIEVHSDEEEEEEEEEEEEEEEEEEEEEEEEEEEEEEEGGEQDRVSEGSGITDDSENWDMTRGNLGLLEQAIALKAEEVKGNHEPQSSPEYQPYSSSSKGSEPGAVARRTTHYSKEKKEVKCPTPGCDGTGHVTGLYPHHRSLSGCPHKDRIPPEILAMHENVLKCPTPGCAGQGHVNSNRNTHRSLSGCPIAAAAKLNKTQDKQVHLQAAASEPSSNSDRVLRPMCFVKQLEIPQYGSYRPNTVTTTPRANLAKELEKYSKVSFDYASFDVQVFGKRMLIPKTPGTAETSPKAFKSKSFPKASSPSHSVSGGFSKSASSSSGYDYSQDAEAAHMAATAILNLSTRCWERPDTLSAKPMDPCTKESDIEVDENGTLDLSMKKTKREGVQSPEPSSSSSSSQHTGATLSQSHNQPEWEGALDFTKPSGVKEEDHEEVEYSAPSYTSSDGEEEQDNLKDRKYPGEVTTTSFKVKFQPKDSKKDTLVCPTPGCDGSGHITGNYASHRSLSGCPLADKSLRTLMAAHTAELKCPTPGCDGSGHITGNYTSHRSLSGCPRAKKSGIKSTPTKDDKEDSELLRCPVPGCDSLGHISGKYATHRSAYGCPLAARRQKEGLINGTPFSWKSFKTEGPTCPTPGCDGSGHANGSFLTHRSLSGCPRALANKKRAKFPGDEYITAKFRASDVLDNDEDIKQLNQEINELNESNLEMETDMMNLHTQISSMEKNLKTMEEENKQIDERNEALFLELSGLSQALICSLANVRLPTMEPLSGQNFDTYVETLTHMFTNKDCYQNPENRALLESINQAVKGIEV, from the exons ATGAGCCAAGACAATACAGAGACACGAACACGAACCCGCTCTAAAGGCATCCGGG TGTTATCAGAACTTGCGGGACAGGAGATGAAGCAGGAGTTGAG TAGCAGCTGTCCCACCCCTGGATGTGACGGCAAAGGCCATGTCAGTGGAAGATACTCCCGACACAGAAG TGTACTGGGATGCCCAATTGTGAAGAAAAGGAAACtagaggaggctgaggctgaggctgaggagAATCAATCTGCTCCCAAACGAAggaaccaaccagccaaccaggcAGTAGATGATGGCTTCACTGCAgacagtgaagaagaggaggaacaaaaagagaacgaagaagaggaggaagaagaccttaaagagaagaaaaaggacaaaacaaaaaaagggctAGAATCAG CAGACTGCTCACTGGTGACATCACAGGAATCAGAAACATCAGAAACTGCAGTTTATCTTGTGGCTGAAGACAGCAACAATCAAAGCATCACCTCTGAGACTGGGTATGAAGCTAGAAGTGACAAAGCTAGTGAGGAAGTGAAGCAGGTAACGCTCTATGATGATGATCATCatcaggaggaaacagaaacaaaaaaggaggagagtCAGCTGGTGACGAAAGACCACTCGTCAGAGCGACCTCAAGAAGAAGCTGGGATTactgattttaaaaacacaaaagaggaggatgaggaagaagaagaaaaggaaaaggaaaaggaagagcAGCAAGACACGCAAGAAAATACTGTAGAGGTGAggcaggcagagacacagatgaTAAACCAGAAAAACTCTGATCACCAGTACTCCAGTGGCGATTATAACCATCAGGCCAAAGAATCAATAGAGGTGCAGAGTAAGAGGGAGGaccaagaggaggaagaggaagaagaggaagaagaggaagaagaggaagaagaggaagaagaggaagaagaggaagaagaggaggaagaggcggaAGAAGCGgaagaagatgagggagaggcGAAGGAGATCCACCAAGAGGTTGACACTCCTTACACATTGAGTCCACACACTCAAAGCCTCGGATCAAATGCCGAGGTGtcactgaggagaaaaaaagccaTCACCCCCctgactgaggaagaggaggagagagaggaagaggaggatgggaggCAGGGGAAGGAAGCAttagaggtggtggaggacgaagaggaggaccAAGACTCGAGCAGAGCCTCTCTGACTACAGTTGTTATTGAAGTCCACtctgacgaggaggaggaggaggaggaggaggaggaggaggaggaggaggaggaggaggaggaggaagaggaggaggaagaggaggaggaagaagaagaaggaggggagCAGGATCGTGTCTCAGAAGGCTCAGGAATCACGGACGACTCAGAGAACTGGGATATGACTCGGGGGAACCTGGGGCTGTTGGAGCAGGCCATTGCCCTGAAGGCTGAAGAGGTGAAGGGGAATCACGAGCCACAGAGTTCCCCAGAATATCAACCATACAGCAGCTCCAGCAAGGGCTCTGAGCCTGGAGCTGTGGCCCGACGCACCACTCACTACAGCAAAG AGAAGAAGGAAGTGAAGTGTCCGACCCCAGGGTGTGATGGGACCGGTCATGTGACTGGACTGTACCCTCACCATCGCAGTCTATCTGGATGTCCTCACAAAGATCGAATCCCTCCAGAGA TTCTGGCCATGCATGAGAACGTCTTGAAGTGTCCGACTCCTGGCTGCGCAGGCCAGGGTCATGTCAACAGTAACCGCAACACACACCGCAG TCTCTCCGGCTGCCCCATCGCAGCAGCAGCTAAACTGAACAAGACCCAGGACAAGCAGGTTCATTTACAAGCTGCAGCCAGTGAACCCTCTTCCAACTCAGACAGAGTGCTCAG GCCCATGTGTTTTGTGAAACAGCTGGAGATCCCTCAGTATGGCAGCTACCGGCCCAATACAGTGACCACCACGCCTCGAGCAAACCTGgccaaggagctggagaaatACTCCAAGGTGTCATTTGACTATGCAAGCTTCGATGTTCAGGTGTTTGGAAAACGTATGCTCATTCCAAAGACACCCGGCACCGCTGAAACATCACCTAAAGCCTTCAAAT CTAAATCATTCCCCAAGGCCTCTTCCCCCAGTCACAGTGTGTCTGGAGGATTTTCCAAGAGTGCCTCATCCTCCAGTGGTTATGACTATAGCCAGGATGCAGAGGCAGCCCACATGGCAGCAACAGCAATCCTCAACTTGTCCACCCGCTGCTGGGAGAGGCCGGACACTCTAAGTGCCAAGCCCATGGATCCCTGCACCAAG GAATCAGACATTGAAGTGGATGAAAATGGCACTTTGGACCTCAGTATGAAGAAGACCAAGAGGGAGGGCGTCCAGTCTCCAGAgccttcatcctcatcttcgTCCTCTCAGCACACTGGAGCTACCTTGTCTCAGAGCCACAATCAGCCAGAGTGGGAGGGGGCGCTAGACTTTACCAAACCAAGTGGAGTCAAAGAGGAAGACCACGAAGAG GTGGAATACTCAGCTCCCTCATACACTTCCTCTGATGGTGAGGAAGAACAGGACAACCTGAAGGACAGGAAGTACCCTGGTGAGGTCACCACAACCAGCTTCAAGGTCAAGTTCCAGCCCAAAGACAGCAAAAAGGACACTCTTGT ATGTCCCACCCCAGGCTGTGATGGCAGTGGACACATTACTGGAAACTACGCGTCACATAGAAG TCTGTCAGGCTGTCCTCTTGCCGATAAATCACTTCGGACCCTCATGGCTGCCCACACAGCTGAACTAAA gtgtccAACTCCAGGTTGTGATGGATCGGGCCACATCACTGGAAACTATACATCACATAGAAG tctgtctggtTGCCCTAGAGCCAAGAAGAGCGGAATCAAATCAACCCCAACCAAGGATGACAAGGAAGACTCTGAGCTGTTGAG GTGTCCAGTTCCTGGCTGTGACAGTCTTGGCCACATCAGTGGAAAGTACGCCACTCATCGCAGTGCCTATGGCTGTCCGCTGGCGGCACGTCGGCAGAAGGAAGGTCTTATTAACGGCACGCCCTTCTCCTGGAAGTCCTTCAAGACTGAAGGGCCCACCTGCCCGACGCCAGGCTGTGACGGCTCTGGCCACGCTAACGGCAGTTTCCTGACACACCGCAG TCTGTCAGGTTGTCCTAGAGCGTTGGCCAACAAGAAGAGAGCAAAGTTCCCTGGAGACGAGTACATCACTGCAAAGTTCAGAGCAAGTGATG TTTTGGACAACGATGAGGACATAAAGCAGCTCAACCAGGAGATCAATGAGCTGAACGAGTCCAACTTAGAAATGGAGACGGATATGATGAACCTACACACTCAG atCTCTTCAATGGAGAAGAACCTGAAAACCATGGAGGAGGAAAATAAGCAGATTGACGAGAGGAACGAGGCCTTGTTCCTGGAACTATCTGGCCTGAGTCAGGCCCTGATCTGCAGTCTGGCCAACGTCCGCCTGCCCACCATG gAGCCGCTGTCAGGGCAGAACTTCGACACCTATGTGGAAACGCTGACTCATATGTTTACCAACAAAGACTGCTACCAGAACCCTGAAAACCGCGCCCTGCTAGAGTCCATCAATCAGGCCGTAAAGGGCATTGAGGTGTGA
- the myt1a gene encoding myelin transcription factor 1 isoform X3 yields the protein MSQDNTETRTRTRSKGIRVLSELAGQEMKQELSSCPTPGCDGKGHVSGRYSRHRSVLGCPIVKKRKLEEAEAEAEENQSAPKRRNQPANQAVDDGFTADSEEEEEQKENEEEEEEDLKEKKKDKTKKGLESADCSLVTSQESETSETAVYLVAEDSNNQSITSETGYEARSDKASEEVKQVTLYDDDHHQEETETKKEESQLVTKDHSSERPQEEAGITDFKNTKEEDEEEEEKEKEKEEQQDTQENTVEVRQAETQMINQKNSDHQYSSGDYNHQAKESIEVQSKREDQEEEEEEEEEEEEEEEEEEEEEEEEEEEEAEEAEEDEGEAKEIHQEVDTPYTLSPHTQSLGSNAEVSLRRKKAITPLTEEEEEREEEEDGRQGKEALEVVEDEEEDQDSSRASLTTVVIEVHSDEEEEEEEEEEEEEEEEEEEEEEEEEEEEEEEGGEQDRVSEGSGITDDSENWDMTRGNLGLLEQAIALKAEEVKGNHEPQSSPEYQPYSSSSKGSEPGAVARRTTHYSKEKKEVKCPTPGCDGTGHVTGLYPHHRSLSGCPHKDRIPPEILAMHENVLKCPTPGCAGQGHVNSNRNTHRSLSGCPIAAAAKLNKTQDKQVHLQAAASEPSSNSDRVLRPMCFVKQLEIPQYGSYRPNTVTTTPRANLAKELEKYSKVSFDYASFDVQVFGKRMLIPKTPGTAETSPKAFKSKSFPKASSPSHSVSGGFSKSASSSSGYDYSQDAEAAHMAATAILNLSTRCWERPDTLSAKPMDPCTKESDIEVDENGTLDLSMKKTKREGVQSPEPSSSSSSSQHTGATLSQSHNQPEWEGALDFTKPSGVKEEDHEEVEYSAPSYTSSDGEEEQDNLKDRKYPGEVTTTSFKVKFQPKDSKKDTLVCPTPGCDGSGHITGNYASHRSLSGCPLADKSLRTLMAAHTAELKCPTPGCDGSGHITGNYTSHRSLSGCPRAKKSGIKSTPTKDDKEDSELLRCPVPGCDSLGHISGKYATHRSAYGCPLAARRQKEGLINGTPFSWKSFKTEGPTCPTPGCDGSGHANGSFLTHRSLSGCPRALANKKRAKFPGDEYITAKFRASDVLDNDEDIKQLNQEINELNESNLEMETDMMNLHTQISSMEKNLKTMEEENKQIDERNEALFLELSGLSQALICSLANVRLPTMQEPLSGQNFDTYVETLTHMFTNKDCYQNPENRALLESINQAVKGIEV from the exons ATGAGCCAAGACAATACAGAGACACGAACACGAACCCGCTCTAAAGGCATCCGGG TGTTATCAGAACTTGCGGGACAGGAGATGAAGCAGGAGTTGAG CAGCTGTCCCACCCCTGGATGTGACGGCAAAGGCCATGTCAGTGGAAGATACTCCCGACACAGAAG TGTACTGGGATGCCCAATTGTGAAGAAAAGGAAACtagaggaggctgaggctgaggctgaggagAATCAATCTGCTCCCAAACGAAggaaccaaccagccaaccaggcAGTAGATGATGGCTTCACTGCAgacagtgaagaagaggaggaacaaaaagagaacgaagaagaggaggaagaagaccttaaagagaagaaaaaggacaaaacaaaaaaagggctAGAATCAG CAGACTGCTCACTGGTGACATCACAGGAATCAGAAACATCAGAAACTGCAGTTTATCTTGTGGCTGAAGACAGCAACAATCAAAGCATCACCTCTGAGACTGGGTATGAAGCTAGAAGTGACAAAGCTAGTGAGGAAGTGAAGCAGGTAACGCTCTATGATGATGATCATCatcaggaggaaacagaaacaaaaaaggaggagagtCAGCTGGTGACGAAAGACCACTCGTCAGAGCGACCTCAAGAAGAAGCTGGGATTactgattttaaaaacacaaaagaggaggatgaggaagaagaagaaaaggaaaaggaaaaggaagagcAGCAAGACACGCAAGAAAATACTGTAGAGGTGAggcaggcagagacacagatgaTAAACCAGAAAAACTCTGATCACCAGTACTCCAGTGGCGATTATAACCATCAGGCCAAAGAATCAATAGAGGTGCAGAGTAAGAGGGAGGaccaagaggaggaagaggaagaagaggaagaagaggaagaagaggaagaagaggaagaagaggaagaagaggaagaagaggaggaagaggcggaAGAAGCGgaagaagatgagggagaggcGAAGGAGATCCACCAAGAGGTTGACACTCCTTACACATTGAGTCCACACACTCAAAGCCTCGGATCAAATGCCGAGGTGtcactgaggagaaaaaaagccaTCACCCCCctgactgaggaagaggaggagagagaggaagaggaggatgggaggCAGGGGAAGGAAGCAttagaggtggtggaggacgaagaggaggaccAAGACTCGAGCAGAGCCTCTCTGACTACAGTTGTTATTGAAGTCCACtctgacgaggaggaggaggaggaggaggaggaggaggaggaggaggaggaggaggaggaggaggaagaggaggaggaagaggaggaggaagaagaagaaggaggggagCAGGATCGTGTCTCAGAAGGCTCAGGAATCACGGACGACTCAGAGAACTGGGATATGACTCGGGGGAACCTGGGGCTGTTGGAGCAGGCCATTGCCCTGAAGGCTGAAGAGGTGAAGGGGAATCACGAGCCACAGAGTTCCCCAGAATATCAACCATACAGCAGCTCCAGCAAGGGCTCTGAGCCTGGAGCTGTGGCCCGACGCACCACTCACTACAGCAAAG AGAAGAAGGAAGTGAAGTGTCCGACCCCAGGGTGTGATGGGACCGGTCATGTGACTGGACTGTACCCTCACCATCGCAGTCTATCTGGATGTCCTCACAAAGATCGAATCCCTCCAGAGA TTCTGGCCATGCATGAGAACGTCTTGAAGTGTCCGACTCCTGGCTGCGCAGGCCAGGGTCATGTCAACAGTAACCGCAACACACACCGCAG TCTCTCCGGCTGCCCCATCGCAGCAGCAGCTAAACTGAACAAGACCCAGGACAAGCAGGTTCATTTACAAGCTGCAGCCAGTGAACCCTCTTCCAACTCAGACAGAGTGCTCAG GCCCATGTGTTTTGTGAAACAGCTGGAGATCCCTCAGTATGGCAGCTACCGGCCCAATACAGTGACCACCACGCCTCGAGCAAACCTGgccaaggagctggagaaatACTCCAAGGTGTCATTTGACTATGCAAGCTTCGATGTTCAGGTGTTTGGAAAACGTATGCTCATTCCAAAGACACCCGGCACCGCTGAAACATCACCTAAAGCCTTCAAAT CTAAATCATTCCCCAAGGCCTCTTCCCCCAGTCACAGTGTGTCTGGAGGATTTTCCAAGAGTGCCTCATCCTCCAGTGGTTATGACTATAGCCAGGATGCAGAGGCAGCCCACATGGCAGCAACAGCAATCCTCAACTTGTCCACCCGCTGCTGGGAGAGGCCGGACACTCTAAGTGCCAAGCCCATGGATCCCTGCACCAAG GAATCAGACATTGAAGTGGATGAAAATGGCACTTTGGACCTCAGTATGAAGAAGACCAAGAGGGAGGGCGTCCAGTCTCCAGAgccttcatcctcatcttcgTCCTCTCAGCACACTGGAGCTACCTTGTCTCAGAGCCACAATCAGCCAGAGTGGGAGGGGGCGCTAGACTTTACCAAACCAAGTGGAGTCAAAGAGGAAGACCACGAAGAG GTGGAATACTCAGCTCCCTCATACACTTCCTCTGATGGTGAGGAAGAACAGGACAACCTGAAGGACAGGAAGTACCCTGGTGAGGTCACCACAACCAGCTTCAAGGTCAAGTTCCAGCCCAAAGACAGCAAAAAGGACACTCTTGT ATGTCCCACCCCAGGCTGTGATGGCAGTGGACACATTACTGGAAACTACGCGTCACATAGAAG TCTGTCAGGCTGTCCTCTTGCCGATAAATCACTTCGGACCCTCATGGCTGCCCACACAGCTGAACTAAA gtgtccAACTCCAGGTTGTGATGGATCGGGCCACATCACTGGAAACTATACATCACATAGAAG tctgtctggtTGCCCTAGAGCCAAGAAGAGCGGAATCAAATCAACCCCAACCAAGGATGACAAGGAAGACTCTGAGCTGTTGAG GTGTCCAGTTCCTGGCTGTGACAGTCTTGGCCACATCAGTGGAAAGTACGCCACTCATCGCAGTGCCTATGGCTGTCCGCTGGCGGCACGTCGGCAGAAGGAAGGTCTTATTAACGGCACGCCCTTCTCCTGGAAGTCCTTCAAGACTGAAGGGCCCACCTGCCCGACGCCAGGCTGTGACGGCTCTGGCCACGCTAACGGCAGTTTCCTGACACACCGCAG TCTGTCAGGTTGTCCTAGAGCGTTGGCCAACAAGAAGAGAGCAAAGTTCCCTGGAGACGAGTACATCACTGCAAAGTTCAGAGCAAGTGATG TTTTGGACAACGATGAGGACATAAAGCAGCTCAACCAGGAGATCAATGAGCTGAACGAGTCCAACTTAGAAATGGAGACGGATATGATGAACCTACACACTCAG atCTCTTCAATGGAGAAGAACCTGAAAACCATGGAGGAGGAAAATAAGCAGATTGACGAGAGGAACGAGGCCTTGTTCCTGGAACTATCTGGCCTGAGTCAGGCCCTGATCTGCAGTCTGGCCAACGTCCGCCTGCCCACCATG caggAGCCGCTGTCAGGGCAGAACTTCGACACCTATGTGGAAACGCTGACTCATATGTTTACCAACAAAGACTGCTACCAGAACCCTGAAAACCGCGCCCTGCTAGAGTCCATCAATCAGGCCGTAAAGGGCATTGAGGTGTGA
- the myt1a gene encoding myelin transcription factor 1 isoform X4 yields the protein MSQDNTETRTRTRSKGIRVLSELAGQEMKQELSSSCPTPGCDGKGHVSGRYSRHRSVLGCPIVKKRKLEEAEAEAEENQSAPKRRNQPANQAVDDGFTADSEEEEEQKENEEEEEEDLKEKKKDKTKKGLESDCSLVTSQESETSETAVYLVAEDSNNQSITSETGYEARSDKASEEVKQVTLYDDDHHQEETETKKEESQLVTKDHSSERPQEEAGITDFKNTKEEDEEEEEKEKEKEEQQDTQENTVEVRQAETQMINQKNSDHQYSSGDYNHQAKESIEVQSKREDQEEEEEEEEEEEEEEEEEEEEEEEEEEEEAEEAEEDEGEAKEIHQEVDTPYTLSPHTQSLGSNAEVSLRRKKAITPLTEEEEEREEEEDGRQGKEALEVVEDEEEDQDSSRASLTTVVIEVHSDEEEEEEEEEEEEEEEEEEEEEEEEEEEEEEEGGEQDRVSEGSGITDDSENWDMTRGNLGLLEQAIALKAEEVKGNHEPQSSPEYQPYSSSSKGSEPGAVARRTTHYSKEKKEVKCPTPGCDGTGHVTGLYPHHRSLSGCPHKDRIPPEILAMHENVLKCPTPGCAGQGHVNSNRNTHRSLSGCPIAAAAKLNKTQDKQVHLQAAASEPSSNSDRVLRPMCFVKQLEIPQYGSYRPNTVTTTPRANLAKELEKYSKVSFDYASFDVQVFGKRMLIPKTPGTAETSPKAFKSKSFPKASSPSHSVSGGFSKSASSSSGYDYSQDAEAAHMAATAILNLSTRCWERPDTLSAKPMDPCTKESDIEVDENGTLDLSMKKTKREGVQSPEPSSSSSSSQHTGATLSQSHNQPEWEGALDFTKPSGVKEEDHEEVEYSAPSYTSSDGEEEQDNLKDRKYPGEVTTTSFKVKFQPKDSKKDTLVCPTPGCDGSGHITGNYASHRSLSGCPLADKSLRTLMAAHTAELKCPTPGCDGSGHITGNYTSHRSLSGCPRAKKSGIKSTPTKDDKEDSELLRCPVPGCDSLGHISGKYATHRSAYGCPLAARRQKEGLINGTPFSWKSFKTEGPTCPTPGCDGSGHANGSFLTHRSLSGCPRALANKKRAKFPGDEYITAKFRASDVLDNDEDIKQLNQEINELNESNLEMETDMMNLHTQISSMEKNLKTMEEENKQIDERNEALFLELSGLSQALICSLANVRLPTMQEPLSGQNFDTYVETLTHMFTNKDCYQNPENRALLESINQAVKGIEV from the exons ATGAGCCAAGACAATACAGAGACACGAACACGAACCCGCTCTAAAGGCATCCGGG TGTTATCAGAACTTGCGGGACAGGAGATGAAGCAGGAGTTGAG TAGCAGCTGTCCCACCCCTGGATGTGACGGCAAAGGCCATGTCAGTGGAAGATACTCCCGACACAGAAG TGTACTGGGATGCCCAATTGTGAAGAAAAGGAAACtagaggaggctgaggctgaggctgaggagAATCAATCTGCTCCCAAACGAAggaaccaaccagccaaccaggcAGTAGATGATGGCTTCACTGCAgacagtgaagaagaggaggaacaaaaagagaacgaagaagaggaggaagaagaccttaaagagaagaaaaaggacaaaacaaaaaaagggctAGAATCAG ACTGCTCACTGGTGACATCACAGGAATCAGAAACATCAGAAACTGCAGTTTATCTTGTGGCTGAAGACAGCAACAATCAAAGCATCACCTCTGAGACTGGGTATGAAGCTAGAAGTGACAAAGCTAGTGAGGAAGTGAAGCAGGTAACGCTCTATGATGATGATCATCatcaggaggaaacagaaacaaaaaaggaggagagtCAGCTGGTGACGAAAGACCACTCGTCAGAGCGACCTCAAGAAGAAGCTGGGATTactgattttaaaaacacaaaagaggaggatgaggaagaagaagaaaaggaaaaggaaaaggaagagcAGCAAGACACGCAAGAAAATACTGTAGAGGTGAggcaggcagagacacagatgaTAAACCAGAAAAACTCTGATCACCAGTACTCCAGTGGCGATTATAACCATCAGGCCAAAGAATCAATAGAGGTGCAGAGTAAGAGGGAGGaccaagaggaggaagaggaagaagaggaagaagaggaagaagaggaagaagaggaagaagaggaagaagaggaagaagaggaggaagaggcggaAGAAGCGgaagaagatgagggagaggcGAAGGAGATCCACCAAGAGGTTGACACTCCTTACACATTGAGTCCACACACTCAAAGCCTCGGATCAAATGCCGAGGTGtcactgaggagaaaaaaagccaTCACCCCCctgactgaggaagaggaggagagagaggaagaggaggatgggaggCAGGGGAAGGAAGCAttagaggtggtggaggacgaagaggaggaccAAGACTCGAGCAGAGCCTCTCTGACTACAGTTGTTATTGAAGTCCACtctgacgaggaggaggaggaggaggaggaggaggaggaggaggaggaggaggaggaggaggaggaagaggaggaggaagaggaggaggaagaagaagaaggaggggagCAGGATCGTGTCTCAGAAGGCTCAGGAATCACGGACGACTCAGAGAACTGGGATATGACTCGGGGGAACCTGGGGCTGTTGGAGCAGGCCATTGCCCTGAAGGCTGAAGAGGTGAAGGGGAATCACGAGCCACAGAGTTCCCCAGAATATCAACCATACAGCAGCTCCAGCAAGGGCTCTGAGCCTGGAGCTGTGGCCCGACGCACCACTCACTACAGCAAAG AGAAGAAGGAAGTGAAGTGTCCGACCCCAGGGTGTGATGGGACCGGTCATGTGACTGGACTGTACCCTCACCATCGCAGTCTATCTGGATGTCCTCACAAAGATCGAATCCCTCCAGAGA TTCTGGCCATGCATGAGAACGTCTTGAAGTGTCCGACTCCTGGCTGCGCAGGCCAGGGTCATGTCAACAGTAACCGCAACACACACCGCAG TCTCTCCGGCTGCCCCATCGCAGCAGCAGCTAAACTGAACAAGACCCAGGACAAGCAGGTTCATTTACAAGCTGCAGCCAGTGAACCCTCTTCCAACTCAGACAGAGTGCTCAG GCCCATGTGTTTTGTGAAACAGCTGGAGATCCCTCAGTATGGCAGCTACCGGCCCAATACAGTGACCACCACGCCTCGAGCAAACCTGgccaaggagctggagaaatACTCCAAGGTGTCATTTGACTATGCAAGCTTCGATGTTCAGGTGTTTGGAAAACGTATGCTCATTCCAAAGACACCCGGCACCGCTGAAACATCACCTAAAGCCTTCAAAT CTAAATCATTCCCCAAGGCCTCTTCCCCCAGTCACAGTGTGTCTGGAGGATTTTCCAAGAGTGCCTCATCCTCCAGTGGTTATGACTATAGCCAGGATGCAGAGGCAGCCCACATGGCAGCAACAGCAATCCTCAACTTGTCCACCCGCTGCTGGGAGAGGCCGGACACTCTAAGTGCCAAGCCCATGGATCCCTGCACCAAG GAATCAGACATTGAAGTGGATGAAAATGGCACTTTGGACCTCAGTATGAAGAAGACCAAGAGGGAGGGCGTCCAGTCTCCAGAgccttcatcctcatcttcgTCCTCTCAGCACACTGGAGCTACCTTGTCTCAGAGCCACAATCAGCCAGAGTGGGAGGGGGCGCTAGACTTTACCAAACCAAGTGGAGTCAAAGAGGAAGACCACGAAGAG GTGGAATACTCAGCTCCCTCATACACTTCCTCTGATGGTGAGGAAGAACAGGACAACCTGAAGGACAGGAAGTACCCTGGTGAGGTCACCACAACCAGCTTCAAGGTCAAGTTCCAGCCCAAAGACAGCAAAAAGGACACTCTTGT ATGTCCCACCCCAGGCTGTGATGGCAGTGGACACATTACTGGAAACTACGCGTCACATAGAAG TCTGTCAGGCTGTCCTCTTGCCGATAAATCACTTCGGACCCTCATGGCTGCCCACACAGCTGAACTAAA gtgtccAACTCCAGGTTGTGATGGATCGGGCCACATCACTGGAAACTATACATCACATAGAAG tctgtctggtTGCCCTAGAGCCAAGAAGAGCGGAATCAAATCAACCCCAACCAAGGATGACAAGGAAGACTCTGAGCTGTTGAG GTGTCCAGTTCCTGGCTGTGACAGTCTTGGCCACATCAGTGGAAAGTACGCCACTCATCGCAGTGCCTATGGCTGTCCGCTGGCGGCACGTCGGCAGAAGGAAGGTCTTATTAACGGCACGCCCTTCTCCTGGAAGTCCTTCAAGACTGAAGGGCCCACCTGCCCGACGCCAGGCTGTGACGGCTCTGGCCACGCTAACGGCAGTTTCCTGACACACCGCAG TCTGTCAGGTTGTCCTAGAGCGTTGGCCAACAAGAAGAGAGCAAAGTTCCCTGGAGACGAGTACATCACTGCAAAGTTCAGAGCAAGTGATG TTTTGGACAACGATGAGGACATAAAGCAGCTCAACCAGGAGATCAATGAGCTGAACGAGTCCAACTTAGAAATGGAGACGGATATGATGAACCTACACACTCAG atCTCTTCAATGGAGAAGAACCTGAAAACCATGGAGGAGGAAAATAAGCAGATTGACGAGAGGAACGAGGCCTTGTTCCTGGAACTATCTGGCCTGAGTCAGGCCCTGATCTGCAGTCTGGCCAACGTCCGCCTGCCCACCATG caggAGCCGCTGTCAGGGCAGAACTTCGACACCTATGTGGAAACGCTGACTCATATGTTTACCAACAAAGACTGCTACCAGAACCCTGAAAACCGCGCCCTGCTAGAGTCCATCAATCAGGCCGTAAAGGGCATTGAGGTGTGA